GTGTTCGAGTCCGACAGTCGGGTCGATCCCTGTCATGCCCGCAAGATGTGCGCAGCCCTGCAACACGCCACGCTGGGCACCATCGAGAAGCGGCCGATCATTCTCCGCAGGGAGACCGAGGTCGGCCACGGCTCTCGATCCGTCACCCAGGCAGTCGCCCTCTCGGTCGATCAACTCGCCTTCCTCGCCAACGAGACCGGACTGGATCTCGTCGGTTGATCGACCTATCGCCGAGTGGGAGCAACGACGTATGAACCGCATCCTGCGCACGACCCTCTGCACCACCGCGTTTGCAGCGCTGGCGTTGTCCGGGTGTTCCAACGACGTTGGGGGCGAGGTAACGACCGTCGATCAGGCGGTGGCCGATGCCGAGGCATCTTCGCCCTCCGATGAGGAACGCACCGTCGACGACCTCGACGTCGATGCGGCGGCGCAGAATCCCTGCGTGCTCCTGACAGACGAGCAACTCGCGGGCTTGCAGTTGGTCGAACCCGGTGAGCTTGATGAATCGGGCGGCGTCGGGCAGTGCAGCTGGTCCAACCGGGAGAGCACCTCGGTGAAGCGGCTCTTCGCTGGCCGCGATGATGTCGCCGGTGGTATCGCCGAACTCACCGCGAACTCCGCGAGTTTCCCTTTCTTCGAGGCCGGCATCGAGGTCGCAGGCAGGCCAAGCGTGCACTACGACACGATGGCGGAGCCGATCGGGCAGTGCTCGGTTCAGGTCGATCTCACCGCCGACAGCGCGCTCCTGATCACCGCATACCTGGCAGAAGAGGACCCGGCCTACCACGACCCGTGTACGAAGTCCGACGAGATCGCCAGCCTGATGATCGAGAACATTCATGCCGGTTTTTGAGACGGGGCGCCATCATGGAGGGAAAGGCGTTCCCTGCCCGTTGGTCGGGCAGTCGACCCGACGGTCGATCAGCCCGCATATCCAATCGACGAAACGGGATTGGATCCTGCTGATTGATCACATCGAGCCAGCCCGTTGCCGGTCGGTCCGGTGACCGGTCGCACCGCCGGAACCCGCAGGCCACGGTAGGCGCCCAGGTTTCGGTATTGCCATGTTGTCCGTACACCAGATGGATTAATCTTGAGTGGAGGCTCGAACTAGCCCACGCGCCGGGAGCTTCGGCGACGCAGGGTGGTCGGGCGACCACTGGGGAACCGTTGATCTTTTTGCGGCGTCTCAGTAGGGACGATCACGTCGATGACCTGGAGACCTGGAGAGAAGCACGATGGAAGACCGCGGATATCCCACCGATCCTGGACCCGGCCCCGCCGTCAGTGGTGGGTCGTTCGAGGTCGACCCGGAGAACATCCAGAAGCTGATCGACGGGCTCAATGAGGCGATCGATGAGCTCAACGACATCAGTCGTGACGCAACGTCCCGTCTCGGCCAACTGCAGCCACCAGGTGCAGACGACTACAGCACCGGCGCTGTGCGGTTGATCACCGACCGAGTCTTGGAAGATGACGGCGCGCATGGTGCGGCGAACAAGGCCTTCCGCGAGGCGCTGGAGGCCACCGTCGACAACCTCACCACCACGCTGAACGAGTACCGACGCATCGAAGAAGAGAACTCGCAGATCGGAAACATCGACGTATGAACCGCACCCTGCGCAGCACTCTCTGCGCCACGGCACTTGCAGCACTCGCATTGGCCGGGTGTTCCAACGAGACTGGCGGCGAAGCCACACCCTCCGGCCCGACCACAGACGCTCCCGGCGAGACCTCGGCCGCAACCGACACCGAGACGTCTGGTGCAGAAGGAGACCGCGCCGTCGAAGACCTCGATATCGGTGGCGGGGCCGAGGACCCATGTTCGCTACTGACCACAGATCAGGTCACCGGATATGGATTCGCAGAGGCTGGCGAAGTTCGCGAGTCCGGAGTGAGCACACCGGAATGCAAATGGAGCAACCGGGAAGGCACTTCGCTTACGGACGTCTACGTCCATCACGACAACACACCTGGCGGGCTCACCGGTTTGATCTCGCGAGAAGCGAACTTCCCGTTCTTCGAGAGCGGAGTCGAGGTCGTGGGCCGACCTGCTGTGCATACCGACATCACAGCCGCCCCCGAAGGGCAATGTTCGACCTACGTCGACCTCACTGCTGACAGCACGCTGTCCATCTACGTCTACATCTCCGAAGACGACGCCGCTGCCTACAGCGACCCGTGTGCCAAGGCCGACGAGGTGGCCGCGCAGGTGATCGAGAACATTCAAGGGGGGATCTGAGATGACTAGCGGTCCCATCGTCCCGCAGTGCCGTGCGGTCGACGGCGATGAGATCTACGCCTGGTTCCACACCAACGCCACCGGTCCGGAAAGCACCACGGACACGAACTACGAGGCGTGGCACGAGGTCGGGCTGAAGTATCGCGGTGTGCAGGAGATCATCGACCGGGCCGTGGAGAACGCCCAGGTCGGCTGGTCCGGTGCTGCGGCAGACAGTGCAGGCAACACGATCCGGCCGTTCAGCGAGTACGCGGTCAACGCCGAGGAGACCTGCACCGACATCTCCTACAAGGTCGCCTCGCAGAGTGGCGCGTTCCGCTCGGCGGCGGGTGACATCGCCAAGCCGCCGGAGGTCCCGGAGGAGCCCTGGTACGGCTGGGTGCCCTGGGAGATCGACTACGACCGCAAGAGCCAGGAAAACCAGGAACAGAACGCCGCGAACATCGCCGCGTACAACGCCTACGGCGTGGACACCTCGGAGAACGTCAACAACCTGCCTGCCTTCGAGCAGCCTGCCGCGGTGCAGATCTCGATGAAGGGCGCCGACACTCTCGGAGTCAATCCGGACGGTAACGGTGGCGGCGGCGGTCTCCCCGGTACCGGCGGTGGCAGTCCCGGTGGCGGCGGCGGAGCCGGTGGTGGCGCAGGCGGCGGCGCCTGGACCCCGCCCGGTGCGGGCGGCGGTGGCAGCGGCGGCGGCGGTGGTGGCGGTGGTGGCGGGTACATCCCGCCCGGTGGCGGTCTTCCCCCGGGAACCACGCCGCCCCCGCCCCCCAGCATCACGCCGGATGGCCACATTCCCAACACGCCGTCGCCCAACATGCCCGGCGGCCCCGGTCCCGGCGGACCGCAGATTCCCGGCGGGCCTCATGGTCCGAATGGTCCCGGTGGTGGTCCTGGCGGCTTCTACCCCGGCGGGCCGAACGGGCCCAATGGTCCCGGCGGACCGGGCGGCGGCCGGGCCGGTGGTCCCGGTGGCGGCATGGGCGGCCGGATGCCCGGCGGTCCCGGCGGCATGGGCGGCGGTCGGATGCCCGGTGGCTTCGGTCCCGGCGGCGGCTTCGGCGGTGCGGGCGGCGGCGGTGGCGGCTTCGGCCCGGCCGGCGGTTCCGGCGGCGGCATGGGTGGTGCCCGGATGCCCGGGGGCTTCGGTCCCGGCGGCGGCGGGTTCGGCCCCGGTGGCGGCGGTGGCTTCGGCCCCGGTGGTGCCGGCGGTGCCGGTGCCGCAGGCGGTGGCATGGCCGGTGGCGGCGGCGGCCGGGGCGGCAACTCCCAGGGCGAGGACGACAAGGAACACAAGCGCGCCGACTACCTGGTCGAGACCGAGGACGTGTTCGGTGACGGCCAGCGGGTAGCCCCCGCCGTCCTCGGCGAGACGGGCCCGACGAACTACCGCTGATACGAACAACCCACGCACCGGACAGGTGGTTCACCTGTCCGGTGCGTGATCGCGATCGGGAGCAAGGATGTTGCGGAGCAAGATCACCATCTCCAACGTGGCCTACGACGTCTTGTGGGAGCAGGAGAAGCTCGAAGACAAACATCTCGCGCTGCGCACGAAGTCCCCGGGAAGAACCTTCGATGAACGCCGTGAGCTGGTGGACCAGGCATGGCAGGAGCTCGGCAGGTTGGGGTTGGCCAGGGGCCGTGAGGCGCATCCCGATCTTGTCGACGCCCTACACCTGATCAAGCGGGCCGCTATCGAGTTCTACGGCTGGTTCAGCAGCGGGAAGAAGGACACTCGATCCGCGTTGGCCGTGGCACACGGCGAACAGGCCCTGCTCGCCGAGCTCGTCGACGACGAGTTGAGCTTCGCGCCACTGCGCTCCACCGGTCTGATCGACGGTCTGGTCTCCGCGCTGCCGCCCAATCCCGGCGGTCGAGGACGCTCCTTCAATTTCCCCAAGGCGGCGTTCTCCGGTGGGGACAAGCCCTCAGCGCAGAACGACCTGGGTTTCGAAGGGTCCTCCGGCGGTAACGGCGGCACCGACATCAAGGCGTTGAAACAGCTGCTCGGGCAGCCACGTTCATCAGCGGGGCAGCTCTACGTCGCGCGCCGCGACCGCTTCGGGAAGCGGCATCGCGTCGAGAACGCGCTCAGCTTCTTCGACCCGCCGCCCGGCCGGTACCTCGCGCAGGAGACCCCTGGTCCCGACGGCACCACCTGGATGGTCGTCGCGCCCGCGAACGCCAGGGCCCTGTCGGCACGGCTGTCCGAGATGGTGGGGACGCTTCCCAGCTGATCTCGCGGAGTTTTTGGCTTGATCGCGCCGGCCGCATACCGTTGATCACGAATCCGTGACGGCACGCTCGAGCACGATTACCATGACGCTCTGTGTTCATCCCCACGACGGCACCCGCCTGCGCACAAGAGCAGGACTCCTGGTGTGACCGGGTCTACCAACTCACCGACAACGCTGTCCTCGCGCAGATCTCCCCTGGCCTGATCACCGCGATCCAGATCGTCCTGATCTTCCTCGCTGCGTCCATCATCCGCTTCGTGCTGCACCGCCTCATCGGCCGGGCGACACAGATGGACGGAAGCCAGAAGGTGCCTGCTCTGCTGCGTCCCCTCCGGGATCGCGCACCGGACGCCCTGGGGCCGCTACTGTCCGAGCGACGCATCCAGCGGGCCAGAACGATCGGCTCCGTCCTGAAATCGATCACCTCGTTCCTGGTGTTCGGATTCGCCCTGATCTTCTCGCTCGATCAACTCGGCATCGAGATGGCACCGATCATCGCCTCCGCCGGGGTCCTGGGTGTTGCTCTCGGTTTCGGTGCGCAGAACCTGGTTCGGGACTTCCTGTCCGGGATGTTCATGATGATGGAGGACCAGTACGGGGTCGGCGACATCGTCGACCTCGGCGACGCGACGGGCACGGTCGAGGCGGTCGGACTCCGCGTCACCACAATCCGCGATCTGGGCGGCACCGTCTGGTATGTCCGCAACGGCGAGGTCCTGCGGGTCGGCAACTTCAGTCAGGGGCACGCCGTCGCGGTGATCGATCTCCCGCTGGCCCACACCTCCGACGTCGACGCGGCGCTCCAGCTGGCCCTGGCCACCGCTGCCGAGGCTGCGGCGCAGGCACCGCTGGCCGAGAACGTTCTGGAGGCCCCCGAGATGTTGGGTGTCGACCAGATCACCTCGGACACCATCACCATCAGACTGACGGTCAAGGTGCGGCCCGGAAAGCAGTGGGCGGTGCAGCGTGCCCTGCGGGCTCGGATCAAGATCGCATTCGATCAAGCGGAGATCAGCGCCCCCTATCCCAGCGGCCGACACTTCTACCAGGGATGACTCCTTGGTTACCACCCTGGCGGGAAGGGCGTTGCGGGCGTGAGCGAGTATGGACGTGTGGGCGCATCGGAGAACTTCTACGAGGCAGTCGGAGGCGAGCAGACCTTCCGGAGGATCGTCGCCCGGTTCTACTCCGAGGTGGCTCGGGACGAATTGCTGCGCCCCATGTACCCGGAAGAGGACCTGGGGCCCGCCGAAGACCGGCTTCGCATGTTCTTGGAACAGTACTGGGGCGGTCCGCACACGTACTCCGACCAGCGCGGTCACCCCCGGCTGCGCATGCGCCACGTCGGCTTCACCATCGGTGAGGCCGAACGCGTCGCGTGGCTGCGCTGCATGCGCGTGGCGGTCGATGAGGCGGACCTCGATCCCGCCCATCGCGACCGACTGTGGTCCTACCTGGAGATGGCCGCTCAGACGCTGGTCAACTCCTGGCACTGACCACAGGCGGGCGAGAAGCCGGACCCCGAGCACGAACGACCCCCGATCGGGGCGATTCGTGATCCACTTCTCTGCCCAAGGCCGCCATGCCCGATCACCCGTTTGAGGCAACTTCCCCCGAAACAGATGGCAGGATGGCTCCCTGTGCGACGATCTGCCGACCTTCAAACCGAGACTGCGGAGAACTCCGCGTGGTGGCGAAACGCAGTCTTCTACCAGGTCTACGTACGCTCCTTCGCCGACTCCGACGGTGACGGAGTCGGCGACATCAACGGCATCCGGGCGAGACTCGGATACCTGGAACTCCTCGGCGTCGATGCCCTGTGGCTGACGCCGTTCTACCGCTCTCCGATGGCCGACCACGGTTACGACGTGGCTGACCCCAGAGATGTCGACCCCCGATTCGGCGATCTGGCGGCCTTCGATCAGCTGGTGAGCGAGGCTCACGCCTGCGGCATCCGGGTCACGATCGACCTGGTACCCAACCACAGCAGTGATCAGCATCCCTGGTTCCAGCAGGCGTTGCGGGCGGGCCCAGGCAGTCCGGAGCGGGATCGCTACGTCTTCCGTTCCGGCCGTGGCCCGGATGGCTCCCAGCCGCCCAACAACTGGACCAGCATCTTCGGTGGCCCGGCCTGGACCAGGCTGC
This Actinoalloteichus hymeniacidonis DNA region includes the following protein-coding sequences:
- a CDS encoding DUF3558 domain-containing protein, with protein sequence MNRILRTTLCTTAFAALALSGCSNDVGGEVTTVDQAVADAEASSPSDEERTVDDLDVDAAAQNPCVLLTDEQLAGLQLVEPGELDESGGVGQCSWSNRESTSVKRLFAGRDDVAGGIAELTANSASFPFFEAGIEVAGRPSVHYDTMAEPIGQCSVQVDLTADSALLITAYLAEEDPAYHDPCTKSDEIASLMIENIHAGF
- a CDS encoding DUF3558 domain-containing protein is translated as MNRTLRSTLCATALAALALAGCSNETGGEATPSGPTTDAPGETSAATDTETSGAEGDRAVEDLDIGGGAEDPCSLLTTDQVTGYGFAEAGEVRESGVSTPECKWSNREGTSLTDVYVHHDNTPGGLTGLISREANFPFFESGVEVVGRPAVHTDITAAPEGQCSTYVDLTADSTLSIYVYISEDDAAAYSDPCAKADEVAAQVIENIQGGI
- a CDS encoding ESX secretion-associated protein EspG, with the protein product MLRSKITISNVAYDVLWEQEKLEDKHLALRTKSPGRTFDERRELVDQAWQELGRLGLARGREAHPDLVDALHLIKRAAIEFYGWFSSGKKDTRSALAVAHGEQALLAELVDDELSFAPLRSTGLIDGLVSALPPNPGGRGRSFNFPKAAFSGGDKPSAQNDLGFEGSSGGNGGTDIKALKQLLGQPRSSAGQLYVARRDRFGKRHRVENALSFFDPPPGRYLAQETPGPDGTTWMVVAPANARALSARLSEMVGTLPS
- a CDS encoding mechanosensitive ion channel family protein, with protein sequence MFIPTTAPACAQEQDSWCDRVYQLTDNAVLAQISPGLITAIQIVLIFLAASIIRFVLHRLIGRATQMDGSQKVPALLRPLRDRAPDALGPLLSERRIQRARTIGSVLKSITSFLVFGFALIFSLDQLGIEMAPIIASAGVLGVALGFGAQNLVRDFLSGMFMMMEDQYGVGDIVDLGDATGTVEAVGLRVTTIRDLGGTVWYVRNGEVLRVGNFSQGHAVAVIDLPLAHTSDVDAALQLALATAAEAAAQAPLAENVLEAPEMLGVDQITSDTITIRLTVKVRPGKQWAVQRALRARIKIAFDQAEISAPYPSGRHFYQG
- a CDS encoding globin, which produces MGASENFYEAVGGEQTFRRIVARFYSEVARDELLRPMYPEEDLGPAEDRLRMFLEQYWGGPHTYSDQRGHPRLRMRHVGFTIGEAERVAWLRCMRVAVDEADLDPAHRDRLWSYLEMAAQTLVNSWH